One Marinibacterium anthonyi genomic region harbors:
- the livH_8 gene encoding LIV-I protein H has translation MFRFLITCLLLAISCAAASAQTLQDVLQEHRPDIEKASRRTVEPVLADIIASEKPGVQRFLEKWEARDLWQDEETRLFYFVEEGEGDALRLIDISTGEVVGEKPKGDMDQLRPNSGVRAVIAAALVQFQLQDPDPDRRLAALQAIQRDAEESHLAPLRASIEDEPDPGIKARKIELERLLTASFGTDTALRVEAIGDLSTAISLETRGALNPLLATTPMLASAVPAGANVAGPVSPGSPELSIDAAYDMMVDAGLTQPIPDIATRKAAIEAHIVDGAVAGIPVAGLDTQAARDAAYEKLAAAGDVPAWTPGATHASVVEDVAFVAVYREADPEVTTAARNALSSISTRVGVNQVLDLALDGLSLASIYFLAAIGLAITFGVMRVINMAHGEFIMMGAYTGYVVQQIIPNNTVSIIVAIPLAFAVTFAAGVAMERLVIRHLYSRPLETLLATFGISIALQQIAKNIFGTQARPLTSPGWLDGAWVLNDVVGISYIRIAIFVLAMIFLVLLLLILNRTRLGLEVRAVTQNPRMASSMGINPDRINMLTFGLGSGIAGIAGVAIGLYAQVTSEMGQAYIVQSFMTVVVGGVGNIWGTLLGATLIGFLQKGIEWFNPSNTLAAQTYMIVFIIIFIQFRPRGIIALKGRAAEA, from the coding sequence ATGTTCAGATTTCTGATCACCTGCCTGCTTCTCGCAATTTCTTGCGCTGCCGCGTCGGCCCAGACACTGCAGGACGTCCTTCAAGAACACCGGCCCGACATCGAGAAGGCGTCGCGCCGGACCGTCGAACCGGTGCTTGCCGACATCATCGCCTCGGAAAAGCCGGGCGTGCAGCGATTCCTTGAGAAATGGGAAGCGCGCGACCTCTGGCAGGATGAGGAAACCCGGCTTTTCTATTTCGTCGAAGAGGGGGAAGGCGACGCGCTTCGCCTGATCGACATCTCGACCGGCGAGGTCGTCGGCGAGAAGCCCAAGGGCGACATGGACCAATTGCGCCCGAATTCCGGGGTGCGGGCCGTGATCGCGGCGGCGCTGGTGCAGTTCCAGCTGCAGGATCCGGACCCCGACCGCCGGCTGGCCGCCCTGCAGGCCATCCAGCGCGATGCCGAGGAAAGCCACCTGGCCCCGCTGCGCGCCTCGATCGAGGACGAGCCGGATCCGGGCATCAAGGCCCGCAAGATCGAACTGGAACGGCTGCTGACGGCGTCGTTCGGGACGGATACCGCCCTGCGGGTCGAGGCGATCGGCGATCTGTCGACCGCGATTTCGCTGGAAACGCGCGGCGCGCTGAACCCGCTTTTGGCGACCACGCCAATGCTGGCCTCGGCCGTTCCGGCGGGGGCCAATGTCGCCGGTCCCGTGTCGCCGGGATCGCCCGAGCTGAGCATCGACGCCGCCTATGACATGATGGTCGATGCCGGCCTGACCCAACCCATTCCCGATATCGCCACCCGCAAGGCCGCGATCGAGGCGCATATCGTGGACGGCGCTGTCGCCGGCATTCCGGTTGCCGGTCTGGATACCCAGGCCGCGCGGGACGCGGCCTATGAAAAGCTTGCCGCCGCCGGAGACGTGCCCGCCTGGACGCCGGGCGCGACCCATGCCTCGGTCGTCGAGGATGTGGCGTTCGTCGCGGTCTACCGCGAGGCCGATCCCGAGGTCACGACGGCGGCCAGGAACGCGCTGTCGTCGATTTCGACGCGGGTGGGCGTGAACCAGGTCCTGGACCTTGCGCTGGACGGGCTGTCGCTGGCCTCGATCTACTTCCTGGCGGCGATTGGCCTGGCCATCACCTTCGGGGTGATGCGGGTGATCAACATGGCCCATGGCGAATTCATCATGATGGGCGCCTATACCGGCTACGTGGTCCAGCAGATCATCCCCAACAACACGGTGTCGATCATCGTGGCGATCCCGCTGGCCTTTGCCGTGACCTTCGCCGCCGGCGTGGCGATGGAGCGGCTGGTGATCCGGCATCTGTATTCCCGCCCTCTCGAGACGCTTCTGGCGACCTTCGGGATTTCCATCGCGCTGCAGCAGATCGCCAAGAACATCTTTGGCACGCAGGCGCGGCCGCTGACGTCGCCGGGCTGGCTGGACGGGGCCTGGGTGCTGAACGACGTGGTGGGGATCAGTTATATCCGCATCGCGATCTTCGTTCTGGCGATGATCTTCCTGGTGCTGCTGCTGCTGATCCTGAACCGCACCCGGCTGGGTCTGGAAGTGCGCGCGGTCACGCAGAACCCGCGCATGGCGTCGTCGATGGGGATCAACCCGGACCGGATCAACATGCTGACCTTTGGCCTTGGCTCCGGGATTGCCGGGATCGCCGGGGTGGCGATCGGGCTTTACGCGCAGGTGACGTCCGAGATGGGGCAGGCCTATATCGTGCAGAGCTTCATGACCGTGGTCGTGGGCGGCGTCGGCAACATCTGGGGCACGCTGCTGGGCGCGACGCTGATCGGGTTCCTGCAGAAGGGGATCGAATGGTTCAACCCGTCCAACACGCTGGCGGCGCAGACCTACATGATCGTCTTCATCATCATCTTCATCCAGTTCCGGCCGCGCGGGATCATCGCGCTCAAGGGCCGGGCGGCGGAGGCATGA
- the amiC_5 gene encoding Aliphatic amidase expression-regulating protein has protein sequence MTFLRTTLLGAAVATAAIPALAQDDTIKVGVLHSLSGTMAISETTLKDTVLMMIDEQNAKGGLLGKKLEAVVVDPASDWPLFAEKARELLTVQGVDVIFGCWTSVSRKSVLPVIEELNGLLFYPVQYEGEESSKNVFYTGAAPNQQAIPATDYFLDELGVEKFALLGTDYVYPRTTNNILESYLIDKGIPKEDIFVNYTPFGHSDWSKIVADVVALGADGKKVGVISTINGDANIGFYKELAAAGVSADDIPVVAFSVGEEELSGLDTTNLVGHLAAWNYFQSADSELNDEFVAKWKDRMGDERVTNDPMEATVIGFELWAKAVEASGTTDVDAVSDAIIGMEVPNLTGGTATMLPNHHLAKPVLIGEIQADGQFDIISQTEEVPGDAWTDFLPESAVLKSDWKDLGCGMYNTETESCVQLKSNY, from the coding sequence ATGACCTTTCTAAGAACCACTCTTCTTGGCGCTGCCGTGGCCACAGCCGCCATCCCGGCGCTGGCACAGGACGACACGATCAAGGTCGGCGTGCTGCATTCGCTGTCCGGCACCATGGCCATCTCGGAGACGACGCTGAAGGACACCGTCCTGATGATGATCGACGAGCAGAACGCCAAGGGCGGTCTGCTGGGCAAGAAACTGGAAGCCGTCGTGGTCGACCCGGCGTCGGACTGGCCGCTGTTCGCCGAAAAGGCGCGCGAGCTGCTGACCGTGCAAGGCGTCGACGTGATCTTTGGCTGCTGGACCTCGGTCAGCCGCAAATCCGTGCTGCCGGTGATCGAGGAACTGAACGGCCTGCTTTTCTACCCGGTCCAGTACGAGGGCGAGGAAAGCTCCAAGAACGTGTTCTACACCGGCGCCGCGCCGAACCAGCAGGCGATCCCGGCCACGGATTACTTCCTGGACGAACTGGGCGTCGAGAAATTCGCCCTGCTCGGCACCGACTACGTCTATCCGCGCACCACGAACAACATCCTTGAAAGCTACCTGATCGACAAGGGCATCCCGAAGGAAGACATCTTCGTCAACTACACGCCCTTCGGCCATTCCGACTGGTCCAAGATCGTGGCCGACGTCGTGGCGCTTGGGGCCGACGGCAAGAAGGTCGGCGTGATTTCCACCATCAACGGCGACGCAAACATCGGCTTCTACAAGGAACTGGCGGCGGCCGGCGTGTCGGCGGACGACATCCCTGTCGTGGCGTTTTCGGTCGGTGAAGAAGAGCTTTCGGGCCTCGATACCACCAACCTGGTCGGCCACCTGGCGGCCTGGAACTACTTCCAGTCGGCCGACAGCGAGCTGAACGACGAATTCGTCGCCAAGTGGAAGGACCGCATGGGCGACGAGCGCGTGACCAACGACCCGATGGAAGCCACCGTCATCGGCTTTGAACTTTGGGCCAAGGCCGTCGAAGCCTCGGGCACCACCGACGTGGATGCCGTGTCGGATGCGATCATCGGCATGGAAGTCCCGAACCTGACGGGCGGGACCGCCACGATGCTGCCGAACCACCACCTGGCCAAGCCGGTGCTGATCGGCGAGATCCAGGCCGACGGCCAGTTCGACATCATCAGCCAGACCGAGGAAGTCCCGGGCGACGCCTGGACCGACTTCCTGCCGGAATCGGCTGTCCTGAAGTCGGATTGGAAAGACCTCGGCTGCGGCATGTACAACACCGAGACCGAGTCCTGCGTCCAGCTGAAGTCCAACTACTGA
- the rbsK_1 gene encoding Ribokinase, with protein MTRRATIRDVAEAAGVSVGTVSNVLTGQRPVRAATRAAVEDAIAKLGYVPDVTAQALIGRRGRAVPAVPNDAPRLLSVGYVCSDDIAQVERTPHGGERMLAQAISRKLGGRAANVAVTAAGLGAPLDLAVEVLSVLGNDAESDWATATLASRRVALAPESRVPDASLSRAVILLQADGLRTILNEPLQVSVPAFRAAASRALALTTRFAIFVQGEQVAGLADAIAAMPSRAQLVTQVNGAVAADDPGAWRRYVGLFGLTILNAEAAEVLYGQARDDADMLARVAAGAGALCPIVVLTLGSGGAVLFLNGDLTCRLPAPAVTILDETGAGDAFAGAFLSGWLHGLPPATAVHMGVEAGSRAVTLLGAQEHGIRAQDLIQEVVPPQADAAARVWYCDAEPAALQPRTA; from the coding sequence ATGACCCGCCGAGCCACGATCCGCGACGTGGCCGAGGCCGCAGGCGTGTCCGTGGGGACGGTGTCGAACGTGCTGACCGGGCAGCGCCCGGTGCGCGCGGCGACGCGGGCCGCCGTGGAAGACGCCATCGCCAAGCTGGGATACGTGCCCGACGTCACCGCCCAGGCGCTGATCGGGCGGCGCGGCCGCGCGGTGCCGGCGGTGCCCAACGATGCGCCGCGGCTGTTGTCCGTGGGCTACGTCTGTTCCGACGATATCGCCCAGGTCGAACGCACGCCCCATGGCGGCGAACGCATGCTGGCGCAGGCCATCAGCCGCAAACTGGGCGGCCGGGCCGCCAATGTCGCGGTCACCGCCGCCGGACTGGGCGCGCCGCTTGACCTGGCCGTCGAAGTGCTGAGCGTCCTGGGTAACGATGCCGAAAGCGACTGGGCGACGGCGACGCTGGCGTCCCGCCGGGTCGCGCTGGCGCCGGAATCGCGGGTGCCCGATGCCAGCCTGTCGCGGGCCGTGATCCTGTTGCAGGCCGATGGGCTGAGGACGATCCTCAACGAGCCGCTGCAGGTATCGGTGCCGGCCTTCAGGGCCGCGGCCTCGCGCGCCCTGGCGCTGACCACGCGCTTCGCCATCTTCGTACAGGGCGAACAGGTGGCCGGTCTGGCCGATGCCATCGCCGCCATGCCCTCTCGGGCGCAGCTGGTGACCCAGGTCAACGGCGCCGTGGCGGCCGACGATCCCGGGGCCTGGCGGCGCTACGTCGGGCTTTTCGGTCTGACGATCCTGAACGCCGAAGCGGCCGAAGTGCTTTACGGCCAGGCCCGCGACGACGCCGACATGCTGGCCCGGGTCGCGGCCGGGGCGGGGGCGCTGTGTCCCATCGTGGTCCTGACGCTTGGCAGCGGGGGCGCGGTGCTGTTCCTGAACGGTGACCTGACCTGCCGCCTGCCGGCGCCTGCTGTGACCATTCTGGACGAAACAGGGGCGGGGGATGCCTTTGCCGGGGCGTTCCTGTCGGGCTGGCTGCATGGCCTGCCGCCCGCGACGGCGGTGCACATGGGGGTGGAGGCGGGATCGCGCGCCGTCACGCTGCTGGGCGCACAGGAACACGGGATCCGCGCGCAGGACCTGATCCAGGAGGTCGTCCCGCCACAGGCGGACGCCGCCGCGCGGGTCTGGTATTGCGACGCCGAACCGGCGGCGCTGCAGCCAAGGACAGCCTGA
- the rbsK_2 gene encoding Ribokinase translates to MSVVVIGNATLDLTYRVARFPDPGETFLCTERHIGPGGKGLNQAVAAARAGAQVVLHVPIGQDWLADHLRGALGAEDGLLLAAWIRPALATDESSIWVADNGENMIVSTADCANSVTPAEAIAALQGAGPGHVLAMQGNLTEATTVAALGAARAAGVTTVLNPAPVRCTLDPLLGKVDVLVVNRIEAQVLGIGIAPGELPQVAARLGGAVVVTLGGDTIRYARADGTFGEQPVRAVEPVDTTGAGDAFVGVLCAALDRGASLENAVGRAADAGRQAVMTLGALAPAKAVKTVSNS, encoded by the coding sequence ATGAGTGTTGTCGTGATCGGCAACGCGACGCTGGACCTGACCTATCGCGTCGCGCGCTTTCCCGATCCGGGGGAAACATTCCTGTGTACCGAACGCCACATCGGTCCGGGTGGCAAGGGCCTGAACCAGGCCGTCGCGGCGGCGCGGGCGGGGGCGCAGGTGGTTCTGCATGTGCCGATCGGACAGGATTGGCTGGCGGACCACCTGCGGGGCGCGCTGGGTGCCGAAGACGGGCTGCTGCTGGCGGCCTGGATCCGGCCCGCGCTTGCCACCGACGAAAGTTCGATCTGGGTGGCGGACAATGGTGAGAACATGATCGTCAGCACGGCCGATTGCGCCAACTCGGTCACACCGGCCGAGGCGATCGCGGCTTTGCAGGGCGCGGGGCCGGGCCATGTGCTGGCGATGCAGGGCAACCTGACCGAAGCCACGACCGTCGCCGCCCTGGGCGCAGCCCGTGCGGCGGGGGTGACGACCGTGCTGAACCCGGCGCCGGTGCGCTGCACGCTGGATCCGCTGCTGGGCAAGGTCGACGTGCTGGTGGTGAACCGCATCGAGGCGCAGGTTCTGGGCATCGGGATCGCGCCGGGAGAATTGCCCCAGGTGGCTGCGCGGCTGGGGGGCGCCGTGGTGGTGACCCTGGGCGGTGATACCATCCGCTATGCGCGCGCCGATGGCACCTTCGGGGAACAGCCGGTGCGCGCGGTCGAACCGGTGGATACCACCGGGGCGGGGGATGCCTTTGTCGGCGTGCTGTGTGCGGCGCTGGACCGGGGCGCGTCGCTGGAAAACGCCGTCGGGCGGGCCGCCGATGCGGGGCGCCAGGCGGTGATGACGTTGGGGGCGCTGGCCCCGGCCAAGGCTGTGAAAACCGTTTCGAATTCTTGA
- the sgcQ gene encoding Putative sgc region protein SgcQ, giving the protein MAAQPVFRQKPDAMTELFGRTKALIGVIHSLPLPGAPHYDGMPVEDIYAYAVAEAERYAAGGFDGLIVENHGDIPFAKPSEIGPETAAAMAVMTDRVQRAVGLATGVNVLANDAETAIAVCKASGAKFFRVNQWANAYVANEGFMEGKAGRASRYRAMLRATDLRIFTDVHVKHGAHAIVADRSIEEMVRDVEFFDSDVCIATGQRTGDAATGQELRTIKDAASVPVVVGSGVTPANIGEILSVADGVIVASSLKRDGVWWNPVDPDRVAVFAAEADRAR; this is encoded by the coding sequence ATGGCCGCTCAACCCGTTTTCCGTCAGAAACCCGATGCGATGACCGAGCTTTTCGGGCGCACCAAGGCGTTGATCGGCGTGATCCATTCGCTGCCGCTGCCCGGCGCGCCGCATTACGACGGCATGCCTGTCGAAGACATCTATGCCTATGCCGTGGCCGAGGCCGAACGCTATGCCGCCGGCGGGTTCGACGGGCTGATCGTGGAAAACCACGGCGACATTCCCTTTGCCAAGCCGTCCGAGATCGGGCCCGAGACCGCCGCCGCCATGGCGGTGATGACCGACCGGGTGCAAAGGGCCGTGGGCCTGGCCACCGGCGTCAACGTGCTGGCCAACGACGCCGAAACCGCCATTGCCGTGTGCAAGGCGTCGGGCGCGAAGTTCTTTCGCGTGAACCAGTGGGCCAATGCCTATGTCGCCAACGAAGGCTTCATGGAAGGCAAGGCGGGCCGCGCGTCGCGCTACCGGGCGATGCTGCGCGCCACTGACTTGCGGATCTTCACCGATGTCCACGTCAAGCACGGGGCCCATGCCATCGTCGCCGACCGGTCGATCGAGGAAATGGTGCGCGACGTGGAATTCTTTGACAGCGATGTCTGCATCGCGACCGGCCAGCGCACCGGCGACGCCGCGACGGGGCAGGAGCTGCGCACCATCAAGGACGCGGCCAGCGTGCCCGTCGTGGTTGGCAGCGGCGTCACCCCGGCCAATATCGGCGAGATCCTGTCGGTGGCCGATGGTGTCATCGTCGCAAGCTCGCTGAAGCGCGACGGCGTCTGGTGGAACCCGGTCGACCCCGACCGCGTCGCCGTTTTCGCAGCCGAGGCGGACCGCGCACGATGA
- a CDS encoding ABC-transporter substrate-binding protein precursor, which produces MLNFRKSTAALAITAMLGFAPMVDAQQAGGDLSIGVVSDPVTLDPAFMGSFFEIYAQYLIFEPLLQINSDLEIEPGMASYDIVDDKTYDFTLRDGLTFHDGTALDAEAVKWNFDRMMDPEIGSPRGNDLGPIDKVEVTGPLTFRITFKEPYAPFLSVLTNRAGLMVSPTAVEKMGDDFATSAVGAGPFKVVSWTKNSELKLEKFDGYWKDGQPLLDTVTLRPIPDETVRLANLKSGTIQLMDTIPAQNVAALKADTSVAVHEKGGLGFNAFSLNVTAEPFDDPAVRKALQMAVDPAVTQKVVFFDTGSVSSGPIPPSQAWAYDAGFDPYPYDPEGAKAMLAEAGYTDPVPFEITVINSPSLIRMAEIIQAQASEAGFAPTIKQIDGASLIVVLRNKDFDMSWSPWSGRPDPDGNMYNYFTIDGPNNFPGYENADVDGMLKQARVTVDQSARADLYQKAQAQLAEDAPMLFMHFDSTLQAAAPNFVFDQQPDGAFRLGGAGFE; this is translated from the coding sequence ATGCTGAACTTCCGCAAAAGCACCGCGGCCCTGGCGATCACGGCGATGCTGGGATTTGCGCCCATGGTGGACGCGCAACAGGCCGGGGGCGATCTGTCGATCGGCGTCGTGTCGGATCCGGTCACTCTGGACCCCGCCTTCATGGGCTCGTTCTTCGAGATCTACGCCCAGTACCTGATCTTCGAGCCGCTGCTGCAGATCAATTCGGACCTGGAAATCGAACCGGGCATGGCGTCCTACGACATCGTCGACGACAAGACCTACGATTTCACCCTGCGCGACGGGCTGACCTTCCACGACGGAACGGCGCTGGACGCCGAGGCGGTAAAGTGGAATTTCGACCGCATGATGGACCCCGAGATCGGTTCGCCCCGCGGCAACGACCTGGGCCCGATCGACAAGGTCGAAGTCACCGGCCCGCTGACCTTCCGCATCACCTTCAAGGAACCTTATGCGCCGTTCCTCAGCGTGCTGACCAACCGCGCGGGCCTGATGGTGTCGCCGACGGCAGTCGAAAAGATGGGCGACGATTTCGCCACCTCCGCCGTGGGGGCCGGGCCGTTCAAGGTGGTGTCCTGGACCAAGAATTCGGAACTGAAGCTGGAAAAGTTCGACGGCTACTGGAAGGACGGCCAGCCCCTGCTGGATACCGTCACCCTGCGCCCGATCCCGGACGAAACCGTGCGCCTGGCCAACCTGAAATCCGGCACGATCCAGCTGATGGACACGATACCGGCACAGAACGTGGCGGCCTTGAAAGCGGATACTTCGGTTGCCGTGCATGAAAAGGGCGGCCTGGGCTTCAACGCCTTTTCGCTGAACGTGACGGCCGAACCCTTCGACGATCCCGCGGTGCGCAAGGCGCTGCAGATGGCGGTCGATCCGGCAGTGACGCAGAAGGTCGTGTTCTTTGATACCGGTTCCGTGTCCAGCGGCCCGATCCCGCCGTCGCAGGCCTGGGCCTATGACGCCGGTTTCGACCCCTATCCCTATGACCCCGAAGGCGCCAAGGCGATGCTGGCCGAGGCCGGGTATACCGATCCGGTGCCCTTCGAGATCACGGTCATCAACTCTCCCTCGCTGATCCGCATGGCCGAGATCATCCAGGCGCAGGCGTCCGAGGCCGGGTTCGCGCCGACCATCAAGCAGATCGATGGCGCCAGCCTGATCGTGGTGCTGCGCAACAAGGACTTCGATATGTCCTGGTCGCCCTGGTCGGGCCGGCCGGATCCGGATGGCAACATGTACAACTACTTCACCATCGACGGGCCGAACAACTTTCCCGGCTACGAGAACGCGGATGTGGACGGCATGCTGAAGCAGGCGCGCGTCACGGTCGATCAATCGGCCCGGGCGGACCTGTACCAGAAGGCGCAGGCTCAGTTGGCGGAAGATGCGCCGATGCTGTTCATGCATTTCGACAGCACCCTGCAGGCCGCCGCGCCGAACTTCGTCTTCGATCAGCAGCCCGACGGCGCCTTCCGCCTGGGCGGCGCCGGCTTCGAATAA
- the oppF_12 gene encoding Stage 0 sporulation protein KE: protein MTDTPLLEARGLVKTFGGGLGGTRVRAVDDVSLTVRHGETVALVGESGSGKSTTGRLINRLIEADAGEVLLEGRDVRSFGAADRRKLRRRVQMVFQDPMASLNPRHRIGVSMTRPLRLHGLARTDRAARERAADLLDEVGIGPEALDRYPHEFSGGQRQRIGIARALSVEPDLLICDEPVSALDVSVQAQIINLLEGLKARRNLAQLFIAHDLALVRRIADVVAVMYRGRIVEMGPTEALFRAPAHDYTRALLSAVPRIGAARGGDGNARIDSAERLRRITAFGDALKAK from the coding sequence ATGACAGATACACCATTGCTGGAAGCCCGGGGGCTGGTGAAGACCTTTGGCGGCGGCCTGGGCGGCACCAGGGTGCGCGCCGTCGATGACGTGTCGCTGACCGTCCGCCATGGGGAAACCGTTGCGCTGGTCGGCGAAAGCGGGTCGGGCAAATCCACCACCGGACGGCTGATCAACCGCCTGATCGAGGCCGACGCCGGGGAAGTCCTGCTGGAGGGCCGCGACGTGCGGTCCTTTGGCGCCGCCGACCGGCGCAAGCTGCGCCGGCGGGTTCAGATGGTGTTCCAGGATCCGATGGCTTCGCTGAACCCGCGCCACAGGATCGGCGTGTCGATGACGCGGCCCTTGCGGCTGCACGGGCTGGCCCGGACGGACCGGGCGGCGCGGGAGCGGGCGGCGGACCTGCTGGACGAGGTGGGCATCGGGCCGGAGGCGCTGGACCGCTATCCCCATGAATTCTCGGGCGGGCAGAGGCAGCGAATCGGGATCGCTCGTGCGCTGTCGGTGGAACCCGACCTGCTGATCTGCGACGAACCGGTCAGCGCGCTGGACGTTTCGGTGCAGGCGCAGATCATCAACCTGCTCGAAGGGCTCAAGGCGCGCCGCAACCTTGCCCAACTTTTCATCGCCCATGACCTGGCCCTTGTCCGGCGCATCGCCGACGTGGTGGCTGTCATGTACCGCGGCCGGATCGTCGAAATGGGTCCCACCGAAGCGCTGTTCCGTGCGCCCGCGCACGATTACACGCGCGCGCTTTTGTCAGCCGTTCCAAGGATTGGCGCGGCGCGTGGCGGGGATGGCAACGCGCGGATCGACAGCGCCGAACGGCTGCGCCGGATCACGGCGTTCGGGGACGCTTTGAAGGCGAAATAG
- the ddpD_1 gene encoding putative D,D-dipeptide transport ATP-binding protein DdpD, which translates to MYDDVKPSSVPSFATADPAVAVDGLCIDVPAGQGFRRIVDDVSFAIPRGRVLGLVGESGSGKSLTGMALNGLLQMGGARISGGTIRLAGRDVTNLSDRDWRPLRGAVASMVFQDPLMSLNPVHRVGWQIAEALIRHKDLSRRAAWAEAVDMLDAVGVPDPKRRARSYPHQLSGGMRQRVGIAMALACGPDLLIADEPTTALDVTIQAQILQLIDRMRRETGAAVLFISHDLSVVSQIADDVAVIYAGRIVETGPCAQVFAAPEHPYTIGLLGSMPDLDRPDMALVAIPGAVPAPDAMPDGCRFAPRCPFVGPECTQKRPEFVQVAADHRVACARLPVVSP; encoded by the coding sequence ATGTACGACGATGTCAAACCTTCCTCCGTCCCTTCTTTCGCGACCGCGGACCCCGCTGTCGCGGTCGACGGGCTGTGTATAGACGTGCCCGCCGGACAGGGATTCCGGCGGATTGTCGATGATGTGTCCTTTGCGATTCCACGCGGCCGGGTGCTGGGCCTGGTCGGCGAATCCGGGTCGGGCAAGTCGCTGACCGGCATGGCCCTGAACGGGCTTTTGCAGATGGGCGGGGCGCGGATTTCCGGCGGAACGATCCGGCTGGCCGGGCGCGACGTGACCAACTTGTCGGACCGCGACTGGCGGCCGCTGCGCGGGGCCGTGGCGTCGATGGTGTTCCAGGATCCGCTGATGTCGCTGAACCCGGTGCACCGGGTCGGATGGCAGATCGCCGAGGCGCTGATCCGCCACAAGGACCTGTCGCGGCGGGCCGCCTGGGCCGAGGCGGTGGACATGCTGGATGCGGTCGGCGTGCCGGATCCGAAGCGCCGGGCGCGGTCCTATCCGCATCAGCTGTCGGGCGGCATGCGCCAGCGGGTCGGGATCGCCATGGCGCTGGCCTGTGGGCCGGACCTGTTGATCGCCGACGAACCGACGACGGCGCTGGACGTGACGATCCAGGCGCAGATTCTGCAGCTGATCGACCGGATGCGGCGGGAAACCGGGGCGGCGGTGCTGTTCATCAGCCACGACCTGAGCGTCGTGTCCCAGATCGCCGACGATGTCGCCGTGATCTACGCCGGGCGCATCGTCGAAACCGGTCCCTGCGCACAGGTCTTCGCCGCGCCGGAGCATCCCTATACGATCGGTCTGCTGGGTTCGATGCCCGACCTCGACCGCCCCGATATGGCGCTGGTGGCGATCCCCGGTGCGGTGCCCGCGCCCGATGCGATGCCCGACGGCTGCCGTTTCGCGCCGCGTTGCCCCTTTGTCGGGCCGGAGTGCACGCAAAAGCGCCCGGAATTTGTGCAGGTGGCCGCGGATCACCGGGTCGCCTGCGCCAGACTGCCGGTGGTGAGCCCATGA
- a CDS encoding ABC-transporter permease protein has product MRYLAIRLLAMVPILFGISVLTFLMVQLVPGDPIVSMLGLEATDQAIDTLRARYGLDQPLPVQYFAWLGQLFQGNLGRSIQTGRPVLAMLGDAIWPTMQLAGAAIVVSLVIAIPAGILSAVKRNSPLDFLSSLIALFGLSVPSFWLGIMLILTLSVSFPIFPASGYVPVFEDPWAHLKTLVLPAITLGTSLAAATMRMTRSAMLEVLGQDYVRTAWAKGLGPRAVITHHAFRTALMPVVTLLGIQMGQVLGGVVITETVFSWPGIGKLTVDAIFARDYPVVQGAVLMTATIFVLINLATDLIYALLDPRAAESA; this is encoded by the coding sequence ATGCGATACTTGGCCATTCGGCTTCTGGCCATGGTGCCCATCCTTTTCGGCATCTCGGTGCTGACCTTCCTGATGGTCCAGCTGGTGCCCGGCGACCCGATCGTCTCGATGCTGGGGCTCGAGGCCACGGACCAGGCAATCGACACCCTGCGCGCCCGCTACGGGCTGGATCAGCCGCTGCCGGTTCAGTACTTTGCCTGGCTCGGCCAGCTGTTCCAGGGCAACCTTGGCCGGTCGATCCAGACCGGGCGCCCGGTGCTTGCCATGCTGGGCGACGCGATCTGGCCGACGATGCAACTGGCCGGCGCCGCCATCGTCGTATCGCTGGTCATCGCCATTCCGGCCGGCATCCTGTCGGCGGTCAAACGCAACTCTCCGCTGGATTTCCTGTCGTCGCTGATCGCGCTGTTCGGCCTGTCGGTGCCCAGCTTCTGGCTGGGGATCATGCTGATCCTGACGCTGTCGGTGTCCTTTCCGATCTTCCCCGCGTCGGGTTACGTGCCCGTCTTCGAAGACCCCTGGGCCCACCTGAAAACGCTGGTCCTGCCCGCCATCACGCTGGGCACGTCGCTGGCCGCGGCCACCATGCGGATGACCCGGTCCGCCATGCTGGAAGTGCTGGGTCAGGATTACGTGCGCACCGCCTGGGCCAAGGGGCTGGGGCCGCGCGCGGTCATCACCCACCACGCCTTCCGCACCGCGCTGATGCCGGTGGTCACGCTGCTGGGCATCCAGATGGGGCAGGTGCTGGGCGGCGTGGTGATCACCGAAACCGTGTTTTCCTGGCCCGGGATCGGCAAGCTGACGGTCGACGCGATCTTTGCCCGCGACTACCCGGTCGTGCAGGGCGCCGTGCTGATGACGGCGACGATCTTCGTGCTGATCAACCTGGCCACCGACCTGATCTATGCGCTGCTGGACCCGCGCGCGGCGGAAAGCGCATGA